Proteins from a genomic interval of Paenibacillus sp. RC334:
- a CDS encoding LysM peptidoglycan-binding domain-containing protein, giving the protein MKIHIVKKGDTLYLLAQKYNVSLEKVIAANPQLADPNQLSIGEKIKIPADPVAMQEQPSTVYQHKVKQGDSLWKLSKAWGVPLKLIIDANSQLKNPNALLVGETVNIPQYKGEANNPASDQKKNTGVKQEPTQPESESPAPTANNENENLPQTKAEQTQPKAELTQPKPDNTPIPKEQVNQPKEIVNVPKLPELKLPEIPMAPVNPAPQPIASQPVQPKPQLPANVELKPVTEKFCGCTNSEPATNSQWPMQQPTHDYNSPTNTGPNSWYPGIGVAQPWGNAPVNTSFAEQWAPSVAPNQGYQQDCEHPWSWGAVQTAPINVQPTPYPVYPDCMCPGYHPSYEAAENTSYPVYPPFIHQGYPQHPESAVQGSQWGHEWGSPHHSLPMGGYVSDYSQLQGQQSANLPHHPFAHENAPVNPLEGYTTPYMFLPDCGCREGNVESVPDFSGTQGNGENLNIGSQNEVNSSPKHKDSNVRKGKGKDTSGNTAKEETSKAKVSGKNSTAKNQNSRKTVATASHSTARSSRSRKNPWIKD; this is encoded by the coding sequence GTGAAAATACACATCGTCAAGAAAGGCGACACACTGTATTTGCTTGCTCAGAAATATAATGTGTCACTGGAAAAAGTTATTGCGGCCAATCCCCAATTGGCTGACCCGAATCAGTTAAGTATCGGCGAGAAAATCAAAATTCCGGCAGACCCTGTTGCGATGCAAGAACAGCCATCAACGGTTTATCAGCACAAAGTCAAGCAGGGTGATTCATTGTGGAAGTTGTCCAAGGCATGGGGAGTCCCGCTCAAGCTAATTATTGATGCCAATTCCCAACTTAAAAACCCGAACGCTCTACTGGTCGGGGAAACCGTCAATATTCCTCAATACAAAGGCGAGGCGAACAATCCTGCTTCGGATCAAAAGAAGAACACAGGTGTCAAACAAGAGCCAACACAGCCTGAATCAGAGTCACCAGCACCAACTGCAAATAATGAAAACGAAAACCTACCCCAGACCAAGGCGGAACAGACTCAACCTAAAGCGGAGCTAACTCAGCCCAAGCCAGACAACACACCTATCCCTAAAGAGCAGGTGAACCAGCCTAAGGAAATAGTGAACGTTCCCAAGCTGCCTGAATTGAAACTGCCCGAAATTCCGATGGCGCCCGTAAACCCTGCTCCTCAACCTATAGCTTCGCAACCAGTTCAACCAAAACCGCAGCTGCCTGCAAATGTTGAACTGAAGCCTGTAACGGAGAAATTTTGCGGTTGCACGAACTCGGAGCCAGCGACAAATTCCCAATGGCCGATGCAGCAGCCAACGCATGATTACAACTCACCAACAAATACGGGACCAAACTCATGGTACCCAGGCATCGGGGTTGCCCAGCCATGGGGGAATGCGCCAGTAAATACTTCCTTTGCAGAGCAATGGGCTCCTTCGGTAGCCCCCAACCAGGGATATCAGCAAGACTGTGAGCACCCATGGAGTTGGGGAGCTGTACAAACAGCGCCTATAAATGTTCAACCGACACCATATCCTGTCTATCCGGACTGCATGTGCCCGGGGTATCATCCAAGCTATGAAGCGGCTGAGAATACATCCTATCCTGTCTATCCTCCATTTATCCATCAAGGTTACCCGCAACATCCTGAGAGTGCAGTCCAAGGCAGTCAGTGGGGTCATGAATGGGGATCCCCCCATCACAGCTTGCCTATGGGCGGGTATGTATCGGACTATAGCCAGTTACAAGGGCAACAATCCGCGAATCTCCCGCATCACCCGTTCGCCCATGAGAATGCACCTGTGAATCCATTAGAGGGGTATACCACTCCCTATATGTTTTTGCCTGACTGCGGCTGCCGGGAGGGGAACGTGGAGTCAGTACCAGATTTCTCCGGAACGCAGGGAAATGGCGAAAATCTGAATATTGGATCCCAAAACGAAGTTAACTCTTCTCCCAAACATAAAGATAGCAACGTGCGTAAAGGCAAGGGGAAAGATACCTCAGGCAATACAGCCAAAGAAGAGACATCCAAAGCCAAGGTTTCAGGTAAAAATAGTACTGCTAAAAATCAAAATTCCCGCAAGACGGTAGCAACAGCTTCCCATTCCACTGCCCGTAGTTCCCGCTCTCGCAAAAATCCCTGGATTAAGGACTGA
- the ilvE gene encoding branched-chain-amino-acid transaminase — protein MAEQWIYLDGQHVTKENAKVSVYDHGFLYGDGIFEGIRIYNGNIFKCKEHLDRLYDSAKSIQLNIPLSPDEMLEAMAETIRLNEMRNGYIRLVVSRGAGNLGLDPLRCPKASIIIIVEQLAIYPEEAYLTGLKTISVSQRRNIPDALNPKIKSLNYLNNILVKIQSNYAGVGEAIMLNSQGYVTEGSADNIFIVKNGVLYTPPCYLGALEGITRNAIIDLCAELGYALKEQPFTLHDVYVADEVFFTGTAAEVIAAYEVDGRTIGSGVAGPVTLELLAEFRKIVDQDGYKVWQD, from the coding sequence ATGGCAGAGCAATGGATTTATCTAGATGGACAGCATGTAACTAAGGAAAATGCAAAGGTTTCCGTATATGATCATGGTTTTTTGTACGGGGACGGGATATTTGAAGGCATTCGAATTTACAACGGTAATATTTTTAAATGCAAAGAGCACTTGGACCGTCTGTACGATTCTGCAAAATCAATTCAGTTAAACATTCCGCTGTCTCCTGATGAAATGCTGGAAGCGATGGCGGAAACGATCCGTCTTAACGAGATGCGTAATGGATACATTCGTCTGGTTGTATCGCGTGGTGCTGGAAATCTTGGGCTTGATCCTCTTCGCTGTCCGAAAGCAAGTATTATCATTATCGTGGAGCAACTCGCCATCTATCCCGAGGAAGCTTATCTGACTGGGCTTAAGACGATTTCCGTCTCTCAGCGTCGTAACATTCCAGATGCTTTGAATCCGAAAATCAAATCGTTGAACTACCTCAACAACATCCTGGTGAAAATCCAGTCTAACTATGCTGGTGTGGGCGAGGCTATTATGCTAAATTCCCAAGGATATGTGACGGAAGGTTCCGCGGACAATATTTTTATCGTCAAAAACGGAGTGTTGTATACGCCGCCTTGCTATCTGGGAGCGCTTGAGGGTATCACGCGTAATGCTATTATCGACTTGTGCGCCGAGCTCGGTTATGCGCTCAAGGAGCAGCCTTTTACGCTGCATGATGTGTATGTCGCTGATGAGGTGTTCTTTACGGGAACTGCAGCAGAAGTTATTGCTGCTTATGAAGTAGATGGTCGTACGATTGGTTCTGGAGTTGCGGGTCCGGTGACTTTGGAGTTACTGGCCGAGTTCCGTAAGATCGTGGATCAAGACGGCTATAAAGTGTGGCAGGACTAA
- the pheA gene encoding prephenate dehydratase has product MKRIALLPEGTVSHEAIRYLIGDTPCELLFYKYIADVFQAVDKGKADYSVIPIENTIDGSVSLHMDWLVHEVDIQMQAEWVYPSIQNLIGYRNEFTNDRGELDLSNVVKIMSHPVALPQCKEFIQTTAAQAELESAGSTAEAVEIVKHNPGKGWTALGTKLAASKHGLDILASKVTDHDNNFTRFVLIGHQPISLPRKPEGQRTSILVTPPQDFPGALHQVLSAFAWRRLNLSRIESRPTKKQLGNYYFYIEILESLESVLLPAAFAEIEALGCHVRILGSYPSYKYVEVVEPILEEQ; this is encoded by the coding sequence ATGAAACGAATTGCACTTCTTCCGGAGGGGACCGTTTCCCATGAAGCGATTCGGTATTTGATAGGGGATACGCCCTGTGAATTGCTGTTTTATAAGTATATAGCAGATGTATTTCAGGCTGTGGACAAGGGAAAGGCTGACTACAGTGTAATTCCGATTGAGAATACAATTGATGGCTCTGTAAGTCTGCATATGGATTGGCTTGTACATGAAGTGGACATTCAGATGCAGGCGGAATGGGTGTACCCTTCTATTCAAAACCTCATTGGATATCGCAATGAATTTACTAATGACCGGGGCGAGCTGGATTTGAGCAATGTGGTCAAAATTATGTCTCATCCCGTAGCACTTCCGCAGTGTAAGGAGTTCATACAGACTACGGCTGCTCAGGCTGAGCTGGAGAGTGCAGGAAGTACGGCGGAAGCCGTCGAAATTGTTAAACATAACCCGGGCAAAGGCTGGACTGCTTTGGGAACCAAGCTTGCGGCTTCCAAGCACGGACTGGATATTTTGGCCAGCAAGGTGACGGATCACGATAATAACTTTACCCGCTTTGTCCTGATCGGCCATCAGCCTATCAGCCTCCCGCGTAAACCTGAAGGTCAACGGACCAGTATTTTGGTGACACCTCCGCAGGATTTTCCGGGGGCGTTGCATCAGGTATTATCTGCATTTGCGTGGCGCAGGTTGAATCTGTCACGGATTGAATCGCGTCCGACCAAAAAGCAACTGGGGAACTACTATTTTTACATTGAAATTTTGGAATCTTTGGAATCCGTCCTGCTTCCCGCAGCATTTGCAGAGATTGAGGCTTTGGGATGCCACGTGCGTATCCTTGGTTCCTATCCAAGCTACAAGTATGTTGAAGTAGTAGAACCTATTTTAGAAGAACAATAA
- the thrB gene encoding homoserine kinase produces the protein MTVLKTARVRVPASTANLGPGFDTLGMALSLYAWVELKEAGQTAFHLYGDEMNGIPQDKTNLIYKVAQMVFQEAGVPVPELDISMYSDIPLTRGLGSSASAIVGALVAANALIGSPLSDSKLFDMASAIEKHPDNVGASLFGGIITAMWDGKHAKHLRLEPDANLEVLVVIPDFQLSTSKAREVLPAHVSLKDAVYNVSHASMLVAALASGQTDLIAEAMQDRLHQPYRAALVPGMAEILQEAHHYGALGVALSGAGPTLLALADRRENRRDELEQYLTETMSKEGITASVLKLRPESEGVKVYTDKKEIPFMDLVKGEITI, from the coding sequence ATGACTGTTTTAAAAACAGCAAGAGTGCGTGTGCCTGCAAGTACCGCCAATTTAGGCCCCGGTTTTGATACACTGGGCATGGCGTTGTCCTTGTATGCATGGGTTGAATTGAAAGAAGCCGGACAGACGGCTTTCCATTTATACGGGGACGAAATGAACGGCATTCCCCAGGATAAAACGAATCTGATTTATAAAGTAGCACAAATGGTTTTTCAGGAGGCTGGAGTACCAGTTCCTGAGTTGGATATTTCAATGTATTCGGATATTCCACTTACCCGTGGTTTAGGCAGTAGTGCTTCAGCGATTGTGGGTGCGCTTGTGGCTGCAAATGCGCTGATCGGCTCACCTCTGTCTGATTCCAAGCTGTTTGACATGGCAAGTGCTATTGAAAAGCATCCTGACAATGTGGGAGCCTCCTTGTTTGGTGGCATTATTACAGCGATGTGGGATGGCAAACATGCCAAGCATTTACGGCTTGAGCCGGATGCAAATCTGGAGGTTTTGGTAGTCATTCCAGATTTCCAATTGTCTACCTCCAAGGCCAGAGAGGTTCTACCCGCGCATGTATCCTTGAAAGATGCCGTATATAATGTGAGCCATGCTTCGATGCTCGTAGCGGCATTGGCATCAGGCCAAACCGATTTGATCGCTGAGGCGATGCAGGATCGGCTTCACCAGCCTTATCGGGCGGCGCTTGTGCCGGGTATGGCGGAGATTTTGCAGGAAGCGCACCATTATGGTGCTTTGGGGGTGGCTCTCAGCGGAGCTGGACCGACATTGCTGGCATTGGCGGATCGCCGGGAAAACCGGAGAGATGAACTGGAACAGTATTTAACCGAAACGATGAGCAAGGAAGGAATCACTGCATCTGTTTTAAAATTGCGCCCAGAGAGCGAAGGCGTTAAAGTATATACTGATAAGAAAGAGATTCCTTTTATGGACTTGGTTAAAGGGGAAATTACGATATGA
- a CDS encoding homoserine dehydrogenase, translating into MKPVKVGLLGLGTVGTGVVRIVEGNQEDLSRQVGSPIIIEKIAVKNIEKYRSIEVDPAKLTEDPWEVIRDPEIDVIIEVMGGVDQTKKYILEALERGKHIVTANKDLMALHGSEVLAKAQEKQCDIFYEASVAGGIPIIRTLIEGFSSDRITRIMGIVNGTTNFILTKMSQEGASYEEVLKEAQELGYAESDPTSDVEGLDAARKMAILGTLGFRSDVELKDVSVTGITKVSSEDIAFAKTLGYEMKLLGIAERQGDEFTINVQPTMVRKQHPLASVNGVFNAVYVHGEAVGETMFYGAGAGEMPTATSVVADLVAVVKNLKLGVNGLKAIVPYNPKKISSDEDVYFKNFVLLHVDDKAGVLAQITQVFAEFDVSLASVVQQPNEVNPDAEIIIVTHLASKASMKKVLEHFESLDVIRRIKSVYRVEG; encoded by the coding sequence ATGAAACCGGTCAAAGTAGGATTGTTAGGATTAGGAACGGTAGGAACGGGAGTCGTTCGAATCGTGGAAGGAAATCAAGAAGATTTGAGCAGGCAAGTCGGTTCGCCGATCATTATTGAAAAAATAGCTGTTAAAAATATAGAGAAATATCGTTCCATTGAAGTCGATCCCGCCAAGCTTACAGAGGACCCGTGGGAGGTCATCCGTGATCCAGAGATTGATGTTATTATCGAAGTCATGGGTGGCGTGGATCAGACGAAGAAGTACATTCTGGAAGCGCTGGAGCGCGGCAAGCATATCGTAACAGCGAACAAGGACTTAATGGCTCTGCACGGCTCTGAAGTACTGGCGAAGGCGCAGGAAAAGCAGTGTGATATTTTTTATGAAGCAAGTGTAGCGGGCGGTATTCCGATTATTCGTACGCTGATTGAAGGCTTCTCCTCCGATCGCATTACTCGTATTATGGGGATTGTGAACGGTACAACCAATTTCATTTTAACCAAAATGAGTCAGGAGGGGGCTTCTTACGAGGAAGTTCTCAAGGAAGCGCAGGAGCTTGGATACGCGGAATCTGATCCGACTTCAGACGTGGAGGGACTGGATGCTGCCCGTAAAATGGCTATCCTCGGTACGCTCGGCTTCCGTTCGGATGTAGAGCTTAAGGACGTAAGCGTTACTGGTATTACAAAGGTATCCAGTGAAGATATCGCTTTTGCCAAAACACTGGGCTATGAAATGAAGCTGCTTGGCATTGCGGAGCGTCAGGGTGATGAATTTACGATCAATGTTCAGCCGACGATGGTACGCAAGCAGCATCCTTTGGCCTCGGTGAACGGGGTATTCAACGCAGTTTATGTACACGGTGAAGCCGTGGGTGAAACCATGTTCTACGGTGCGGGTGCAGGAGAAATGCCGACAGCTACATCGGTTGTGGCCGATCTGGTGGCTGTAGTGAAGAACCTTAAGCTCGGCGTGAATGGGCTTAAGGCCATCGTACCTTATAACCCTAAAAAAATCAGCAGTGACGAGGACGTGTATTTCAAAAACTTCGTACTTCTGCATGTAGATGATAAGGCCGGAGTATTGGCGCAGATCACACAGGTATTTGCTGAATTCGACGTCAGTTTGGCATCTGTGGTGCAGCAACCAAATGAGGTCAATCCAGATGCTGAAATTATTATCGTAACCCATTTGGCTAGTAAGGCGAGTATGAAAAAGGTTCTGGAGCATTTTGAATCTCTGGATGTCATTCGCCGTATCAAGAGTGTGTATCGGGTTGAGGGATAG
- a CDS encoding ACT domain-containing protein — translation MKERYYLVREDILPEAIVKTIQVKLLLASGDVKTVHDAVEQVGLSRSAFYKYKDGIHLVNQLERERIVNISIDLEHQSGMLSRVLGRVADYGGNVLTIQQSIPLQGRANVVISVEMSRLSEELGVLLEGLETISGVKRVRLIGQG, via the coding sequence GTGAAAGAGCGCTATTACTTGGTACGGGAAGATATTTTGCCTGAAGCTATCGTTAAGACGATCCAGGTCAAGCTGCTGCTTGCTTCGGGAGATGTTAAAACCGTGCATGACGCCGTGGAGCAAGTTGGGCTAAGTCGAAGTGCCTTTTATAAATATAAGGATGGCATTCATTTGGTCAACCAGTTGGAGCGTGAGCGAATTGTCAATATCTCCATTGATCTGGAGCATCAATCCGGCATGCTGTCCAGAGTTCTCGGCAGGGTGGCAGATTACGGAGGCAATGTGCTAACGATCCAGCAGAGCATCCCGCTGCAAGGCAGAGCCAATGTAGTCATTTCGGTAGAAATGTCCAGACTCAGTGAAGAGCTTGGGGTTCTGCTGGAGGGCCTGGAAACCATCTCCGGTGTGAAGCGCGTTCGCCTGATCGGGCAAGGTTAA
- the obgE gene encoding GTPase ObgE, producing MFVDKAKIFVKGGDGGDGLIAFRREKYVPEGGPGGGDGGNGGDVIFRVDEGLRTLMDFRYQRHFKAKRGEKGRNKSQHGANADHMIVRIPPGTVIMDDDTGEVVADMTRHGQQVIVAKGGRGGRGNIRFATPNNPAPELAENGGEGQERYITLELKVMADVGLVGFPSVGKSTLLSVVSSAKPKIGAYHFTTITPNLGVVDVGDHRNFVMADLPGLIEGAHEGIGLGHEFLRHIERTRIIIHVVDMAGSEGRDPFEDWTKINDELKQYNATLAERPQIVAANKMDMPESEENLAQFKEQIASVRPDLEIMPISSLTRQGVKELLYRAADLLDQIPDEPVVEEVAEVNERKVFKLDKAEDEGFTIVRENDTFVVHSVKIERMMKRMQLNSHDAILKLARTLRHMGVDAELRKRGAVDGTPVRIADFEFEFVEGSSYY from the coding sequence ATGTTTGTAGATAAAGCGAAGATTTTTGTTAAGGGCGGCGACGGTGGAGACGGGCTGATTGCGTTTCGCCGTGAGAAATACGTTCCTGAAGGCGGCCCTGGTGGCGGTGATGGAGGTAACGGTGGAGACGTGATCTTCCGCGTCGATGAAGGCTTGCGTACCTTAATGGATTTTCGGTACCAGCGGCATTTTAAAGCTAAACGTGGAGAAAAAGGCCGCAACAAAAGCCAGCATGGAGCCAATGCGGATCATATGATCGTACGCATACCTCCGGGTACAGTCATCATGGATGATGATACGGGTGAAGTAGTGGCAGATATGACACGTCATGGTCAGCAGGTCATCGTGGCCAAAGGCGGACGTGGGGGGCGCGGAAATATCCGTTTTGCCACACCAAACAATCCAGCGCCTGAGCTGGCTGAGAACGGCGGAGAGGGACAGGAACGTTATATTACCCTTGAGCTTAAAGTAATGGCCGACGTAGGCTTGGTTGGTTTCCCTAGCGTAGGGAAATCTACATTGCTGTCAGTTGTCTCCTCCGCAAAACCAAAGATTGGCGCGTACCACTTTACAACGATTACCCCGAATTTGGGGGTTGTGGATGTAGGCGACCATCGCAACTTTGTTATGGCCGATCTGCCTGGATTGATTGAAGGAGCTCATGAAGGCATAGGACTGGGACATGAATTCCTGAGGCATATTGAACGGACACGTATTATTATTCACGTCGTGGATATGGCGGGTTCTGAGGGTCGTGATCCGTTTGAGGATTGGACTAAAATCAACGACGAATTAAAGCAATATAACGCGACATTAGCCGAGCGTCCACAAATTGTGGCGGCGAATAAAATGGATATGCCGGAATCGGAAGAAAATCTGGCTCAATTCAAGGAGCAAATCGCTTCAGTTCGTCCAGATCTCGAAATTATGCCCATTTCCTCGTTGACACGCCAAGGCGTAAAGGAATTGCTCTATCGAGCTGCTGATCTGTTGGATCAAATACCGGACGAGCCAGTTGTTGAGGAAGTAGCGGAAGTGAATGAACGTAAGGTGTTTAAGCTGGATAAGGCAGAGGATGAAGGTTTCACCATTGTACGTGAAAACGATACATTCGTGGTGCACAGTGTCAAAATCGAGCGCATGATGAAGCGTATGCAGCTGAATTCGCACGATGCGATTCTAAAGTTAGCAAGAACATTGCGCCACATGGGTGTGGATGCTGAGCTGCGCAAGCGTGGTGCCGTTGATGGAACGCCTGTACGCATTGCCGATTTCGAGTTTGAATTCGTAGAAGGCAGCAGCTATTATTAA
- a CDS encoding Spo0B domain-containing protein has product MFQRIRAPHLALGSILIPLVFSLLYPAALTIIILAAWSVIAACFSMWYIQRQVEAERKAALRSLERTAIAALNHHRHDWMNDLQVLYGYIRMNKHDKSAAYVETIKGRVAEDSKISKLGIPSLVFYLQSFRVNAGNLQLMVQVEEHLKLDAVMSPEDGESLASAVIETVRAYQYGGGRSSWGEVRRLTLYFGMDQNDVIVRFEGSDVPADLNLLKQVRSGHGSERIRTEKLPTGEMLQIRMQCQT; this is encoded by the coding sequence ATGTTCCAGCGGATAAGAGCGCCTCATCTGGCGTTGGGTTCCATTCTGATTCCTTTGGTTTTTTCACTGCTCTATCCTGCAGCACTAACGATTATCATATTAGCCGCGTGGTCCGTTATTGCCGCCTGTTTTAGCATGTGGTATATACAGAGACAGGTTGAAGCTGAGCGGAAAGCTGCTTTGCGTTCTTTGGAGCGTACAGCTATCGCAGCTCTCAATCATCACCGGCATGACTGGATGAATGACTTGCAGGTGCTTTATGGCTATATTCGTATGAATAAGCATGATAAATCGGCTGCTTATGTGGAAACAATAAAAGGGCGCGTGGCAGAGGACAGTAAAATATCAAAGCTGGGTATTCCCTCGTTGGTGTTTTATTTGCAATCTTTTCGCGTGAACGCCGGAAATTTACAGTTGATGGTTCAGGTTGAGGAGCATTTAAAGTTGGACGCTGTCATGTCTCCCGAAGACGGCGAGTCGCTTGCCTCGGCCGTCATAGAAACGGTACGTGCGTATCAATATGGCGGGGGCCGGTCGTCCTGGGGAGAAGTGCGCAGATTGACACTTTATTTCGGTATGGATCAGAATGATGTTATCGTCCGGTTTGAAGGCAGTGACGTACCTGCTGATTTGAATTTGTTAAAGCAGGTCAGATCCGGACACGGAAGTGAACGCATTCGAACAGAGAAGCTTCCTACGGGAGAAATGCTTCAAATTCGGATGCAGTGTCAGACATAA
- the rpmA gene encoding 50S ribosomal protein L27, whose amino-acid sequence MLKLTLDLQLFASKKGVGSTKNGRDSQSKRLGVKRADGQAVTGGSILVRQRGTKIHPGTNVGIGKDDTLFAKVDGVVKFERWGRDRKKVSIYPIDVAPVAATVEA is encoded by the coding sequence ATGTTGAAATTGACATTGGATCTTCAATTATTCGCATCGAAAAAAGGTGTAGGTTCCACGAAAAACGGACGTGACAGTCAATCGAAACGTCTTGGCGTGAAACGTGCTGACGGTCAAGCAGTTACCGGCGGTAGCATCCTGGTTCGTCAACGCGGAACGAAAATTCACCCGGGTACGAACGTGGGTATCGGTAAGGACGACACTCTGTTCGCGAAAGTGGACGGCGTTGTGAAGTTCGAACGTTGGGGCCGTGATCGCAAAAAGGTGAGCATCTACCCGATCGACGTTGCTCCAGTAGCAGCTACTGTAGAAGCTTAA
- a CDS encoding ribosomal-processing cysteine protease Prp, producing the protein MIIVHITRLEDGSIQGFSIKGHANYAKSGEDIVCAGVSAVTVGTVNSIEALTNVDMESEMENGFLSAYLPPEVHHDVNAQVQLLLESMVIMLTSIAESYGKYIQIENKQRRR; encoded by the coding sequence GTGATTATCGTGCATATTACACGACTGGAGGATGGCAGCATACAGGGATTTTCCATTAAAGGTCATGCGAATTATGCCAAATCTGGCGAGGATATCGTATGTGCCGGCGTATCAGCGGTAACTGTAGGAACTGTCAATTCGATTGAAGCTCTTACAAACGTTGATATGGAATCGGAAATGGAAAACGGCTTTTTGAGCGCGTATCTTCCCCCTGAAGTTCATCATGATGTGAACGCACAGGTACAACTGTTGCTGGAATCCATGGTGATTATGTTGACAAGTATTGCTGAATCATACGGTAAGTATATTCAAATAGAAAATAAACAAAGAAGGAGGTAG
- the rplU gene encoding 50S ribosomal protein L21, with protein MYAIIETGGKQYKVQEGDVLFIEKLEATDGETVTFNRVLAVSSDNGLTTGTPLLSGATVTATVEKHGQGQKVIVYKYKPKKNYHVKQGHRQPYTKVTIGKIQA; from the coding sequence ATGTACGCAATTATTGAAACAGGTGGTAAGCAATACAAAGTTCAAGAGGGCGATGTATTGTTCATCGAGAAGTTGGAAGCTACCGATGGTGAAACTGTAACGTTCAACCGTGTTCTGGCAGTATCTAGCGACAATGGCTTGACAACAGGTACACCGCTTCTTTCCGGAGCTACTGTAACAGCTACAGTTGAGAAACATGGTCAAGGCCAAAAGGTCATTGTATACAAATACAAACCTAAAAAGAACTACCATGTGAAGCAAGGTCATCGTCAACCGTACACGAAAGTGACGATTGGAAAAATCCAAGCGTAA
- a CDS encoding Rne/Rng family ribonuclease, which translates to MKQMIVQCQQQMTQMALLEEGRLVEYAAELPRKRGILGSFFKARVVNVLPGMQAAFVDIGQRKNAFLYVDDVLHAHLEKQPEVKPSISELLKVGQEIVVQVLKEAVGSKGARVTTHFSLPGRWIVYMPRADYVAVSKKIEREGERARLKAMGEQLRTGEEGVIIRTVSEEMSREAIENDLNQLRQQWKAIQRKATEHSAPCELHRDLSIVQRLIRDVFTPEQDELIIDSEEQAKEAEILLRQISPQKAHVRIFRGAEETIFKAYGIHEQLERDFARKVWLQGGGYIIIDHTEALTVIDVNTGKFTGGSNLEETVTRTNIEAAEEIARLVRVRDIGGIIIIDFIDMEQEENRREVSSVLESRLKKDRTKSYVVGWTRLGLLEMTRKKVREEKTIL; encoded by the coding sequence ATGAAGCAAATGATTGTACAATGCCAGCAACAGATGACCCAAATGGCACTGTTGGAAGAGGGACGATTGGTAGAATATGCAGCTGAATTGCCACGAAAGCGGGGAATTCTGGGTTCCTTTTTCAAAGCCAGAGTCGTCAATGTACTGCCGGGAATGCAAGCCGCCTTTGTTGACATTGGACAGCGAAAGAATGCCTTTTTATATGTGGATGACGTACTTCACGCCCATTTGGAAAAGCAACCTGAGGTGAAGCCGTCCATTTCCGAGCTGTTGAAGGTGGGACAGGAAATTGTAGTACAGGTGTTGAAAGAGGCCGTGGGTAGCAAAGGGGCCAGAGTAACCACTCATTTTTCACTTCCGGGTCGCTGGATTGTATACATGCCTCGCGCCGATTATGTGGCTGTATCCAAAAAGATCGAGCGTGAGGGAGAACGGGCTCGTCTGAAAGCGATGGGAGAGCAGCTTCGAACAGGTGAAGAAGGAGTCATTATCCGTACAGTTTCGGAGGAAATGAGCAGAGAAGCGATTGAAAATGACCTGAACCAGTTGCGTCAGCAATGGAAAGCCATTCAGCGTAAAGCTACTGAACACTCGGCTCCATGTGAGCTGCACCGGGATTTGAGCATCGTCCAGCGTTTGATTCGGGATGTGTTTACACCGGAGCAGGATGAGCTGATTATTGACAGTGAGGAACAGGCAAAGGAAGCGGAGATATTACTACGTCAAATCAGTCCGCAGAAAGCTCATGTGCGCATATTTCGTGGTGCAGAAGAGACCATATTTAAAGCCTATGGCATCCATGAGCAACTGGAACGTGATTTTGCGCGAAAAGTATGGCTTCAGGGCGGCGGATATATCATCATCGACCATACAGAGGCACTGACTGTCATTGATGTGAACACAGGGAAATTTACGGGGGGCAGCAATCTGGAAGAGACGGTGACCCGGACTAACATCGAAGCGGCTGAAGAGATTGCCCGACTGGTGCGTGTGCGTGATATCGGGGGCATTATCATCATTGATTTTATTGACATGGAACAAGAGGAGAACCGCCGTGAAGTGTCCTCTGTGCTGGAGTCTAGGCTGAAAAAAGACCGAACCAAATCATATGTCGTTGGCTGGACACGGCTAGGTCTTCTGGAAATGACCCGAAAAAAGGTGCGTGAGGAAAAGACGATTTTATAA